The following are encoded in a window of Impatiens glandulifera chromosome 5, dImpGla2.1, whole genome shotgun sequence genomic DNA:
- the LOC124940601 gene encoding pentatricopeptide repeat-containing protein At3g60050-like: MLVALTMYYIGPFFQKLVKGLSRFCSSTSSLSIRVYHKNGSNDEYVSIDEYLIEGWTRQITDSRYTDGTLDLDESHDCSRVENFDASHIHGNTFARQIFIEHTSFDAKRVLNILRRDGPGFDTKEALSELNLKVSGFLVRRVLLEIQKSVDYVNKERCAKLAYKFFVWSGQQEHYTHTSNTYHLIMKIFADAEQFKAMWRLVDEMVENGFPATARTFNILICSSGEAGLAKKVVERFIKSKAFSYRPFKHSFNAILHCLLVLKHYKLIEWVYELMLTHRHSADTLTYNILMWTKYRLGKLNQFNRFLDEMSSNGFEADFFTFNLLLHVLGKGDKPLAALNLLNHMKEVGVNPCVLHFTTLIVGLSRAGNMDACVYFFEEMIRHGCVPDVVCYTVMITGYIAAGDLEKAQGLFDEMILNGKMPNAFTYNSMIRGLCMEGKFDEACLMLKEMESRGCNPNFFVYSTLVNNLRNAGKLSEAHHIIRQMVEKGKYIHLLPKLKGYGRY, from the coding sequence ATGCTGGTTGCCCTCACAATGTACTACATTGGCCCATTTTTCCAAAAGTTAGTCAAAGGGCTTTCTCGTTTTTGCAGTTCAACTAGTTCGTTAAGCATCCGTGTCTATCACAAAAATGGTTCAAATGATGAATATGTGTCTATTGATGAATATTTGATTGAGGGTTGGACACGGCAAATTACAGATTCTAGGTATACAGATGGGACACTTGATCTGGATGAATCGCATGACTGTTCTCGAGTTGAAAATTTTGATGCAAGCCATATACATGGGAATACTTTCGCAAGACAGATATTTATTGAACATACAAGTTTTGATGCTAAAAGGGTACTAAATATTCTACGGCGAGATGGCCCAGGATTTGATACAAAGGAAGCTTTAAGTGAACTGAACTTGAAGGTTTCTGGATTTCTTGTTAGGAGAGTTCTGTTAGAAATTCAAAAATCTGTAGATTATGTCAATAAAGAACGTTGTGCGAAATTGGCGTACAAGTTTTTTGTATGGTCTGGTCAACAAGAGCACTACACACATACATCTAACACATATCATTTAATAATGAAGATCTTTGCAGATGCTGAACAATTTAAGGCTATGTGGAGACTTGTGGATGAGATGGTTGAGAATGGATTCCCGGCTACTGCAAgaacatttaatattttgatatgtaGTTCTGGGGAGGCGGGATTAGCCAAAAAAGTAGTAGAAAGGTTTATAAAATCGAAGGCATTTAGTTATAGGCCATTCAAACATTCATTCAATGCAATTTTACATTGCTTACTAGTTCTAAAGCACTATAAGTTGATTGAGTGGGTATATGAACTGATGCTAACTCACCGCCATTCTGCTGATACTCTGACCTACAACATTCTTATGTGGACAAAGTATAGATTGGGAAaactaaatcaatttaatagaTTCTTAGATGAAATGAGTAGTAATGGTTTTGAAGCAGATTTCTTTACGTTTAACCTCCTTCTCCATGTTCTTGGAAAAGGGGACAAACCGCTGGCGGCACTCAACCTTTTGAATCACATGAAGGAAGTGGGTGTAAATCCGTGTGTTCTTCACTTCACAACATTAATAGTTGGTCTCAGCCGAGCAGGAAACATGGATGCTTGCGTATATTTTTTTGAGGAGATGATTAGACATGGTTGTGTGCCTGATGTCGTTTGTTATACTGTGATGATCACAGGATATATTGCAGCTGGTGATCTTGAAAAAGCTCAAGGTCTTTTTGACGAGATGATACTGAATGGAAAGATGCCTAATGCGTTCACTTACAATTCAATGATTCGTGGGCTTTGTATGGAAGGAAAGTTTGATGAAGCATGTTTGATGCTAAAAGAGATGGAAAGTAGGGGCTGTAATCCGAACTTTTTTGTATACAGCACTTTAGTTAATAACCTGCGCAATGCTGGAAAACTTTCGGAAGCTCATCATATAATAAGACAAATGGTGGAGAAAGGGAAGTATATTCACCTCCTTCCAAAGTTAAAGGGATATGGGAGATATTGA
- the LOC124939887 gene encoding zinc finger CCCH domain-containing protein 14-like: protein METGRKRRNLDVLNGGFKKSKSEMEYYGTGIGCKSKPCMKFFSTSGCQFGESCHFLHYVPGGYNAVTTQMSRDPYLPAISATPDIPTATVKTKLCKKFNTAEGCKFGYKCHFAHGELELGKGSISSNRSTRAEPVSNFGASATAKISVDASLAGAVIGKGGVISKEICKLTGVRLAIRDHESDPNKKNIELEGSFDRIKHASAMVEELVLKAGQGNSNSISNNSTNNRNNVGKWKTENLKTKLCEKFARGLCTYGERCQFAHGENELRQPTG, encoded by the exons ATGGAGACCGGACGAAAGAGACGGAACCTGGACGTTCTCAATGGCGGATTTAAGAAATCTAAGTCAG AAATGGAGTACTATGGAACTGGTATAGGATGCAAATCAAAGCCTTGTATGAAGTTTTTCAG CACATCAGGCTGCCAATTTGGAGAATCATGTCATTTTCTCCATTATGTCCCTGGTGGCTATAATGCAGTCACCACCCAGATGAGCCGAGATCCTTATCTCCCTGCCATTTCTGCTACACCCGACATTCCAACCGCCACTGTCAAAACAAAGCTCTGCAAAAAATTCAACACAGCCGAGGGATGCAAATTCGGGTATAAATGTCATTTTGCCCATGGTGAACTAGAACTGGGTAAGGGATCAATTTCAAGCAACCGATCCACACGAGCCGAACCAGTGTCTAACTTTGGAGCATCGGCTACAGCTAAGATCAGTGTAGATGCATCGCTTGCAGGAGCTGTAATTGGAAAAGGTGGTGTGATTTCGAAAGAGATCTGCAAATTGACTGGCGTCAGGCTTGCTATAAGGGATCATGAATCTGATcctaataaaaagaatattgaaCTCGAGGGTAGTTTTGATCGGATTAAACATGCTAGCGCAATGGTGGAGGAACTCGTTTTGAAAGCTGGTCAGGGTAATAGTAATAGTATTAGTAATAATAGTACTAACAACCGCAACAATGTTGGGAAGTGGAAGACCGAAAACCTTAAGACGAAGCTGTGTGAGAAGTTTGCGAGAGGGTTATGCACTTACGGAGAAAGATGTCAATTTGCTCATGGAGAGAATGAACTTCGCCAACCTACAGGGTAA
- the LOC124938799 gene encoding malate dehydrogenase [NADP], chloroplastic: protein MAAMTELYVSYPNTTLHSQSQLHFSYSSTTHFSKHRRISIRTLPPTRNKLVSCSIAPNQIESPPTVLTDDSKKKPECYGVFCLTYDLKAEDETKSWKKLINIAVSGAAGMISNHLLFKLASGEVFGPDQPIALKLLGSERSLQALEGVAMELEDSLFPLLREVSIGIDPYDIFQDVEWALLIGAKPRGPGLERADLLDINGQIFAEQGKALNAVASRNVKVMVVGNPCNTNTLICMKNAPNIPAKNFHALTRLDENRAKCQLALKAGVFYDKVSNMTIWGNHSTTQVPDFLNARILGVPVKEIIKDTKWLEEEFTEKVQKRGGVLIQKWGRSSAASTAVSIVDAIKSLITPTPEGDWFSSGVYTNGNPYGISEGLVFSMPCQSKGDGDYEFVKNVIFDDYLRQRIAKTEAELMAEKRCVAHLTGEGIAVCDLPGDTMLPGEM from the exons ATGGCGGCCATGACAGAGCTCTATGTTTCATACCCAAACACCACTCTTCACTCTCAATCGCAATTGCACTTCTCCTACTCATCCACCACTCATTTTTCCAAGCACCGCCGTATTTCTATTAGAACTCTTCCTCCCACGCGAAACAAACTAGTTTCATGTTCTATTGCTCCCAA TCAGATCGAATCTCCACCTACTGTTCTTACTGATGACTCTAAGAAGAAGCCTGAATGCTATGGAGTCTTTTGCCTTACGTATGATTTAAAAGCT GAAGATGAGACCAAATCTTGGAAGAAGTTGATCAATATTGCTGTTTCTGGTGCAGCTGGAATGATTTCTAATCATTTACTTTTTAAG CTTGCATCTGGTGAGGTCTTTGGGCCCGATCAACCTATTGCATTGAAACTGTTAGGCTCTGAAAGGTCACTCCAAGCTCTTGAAG GAGTTGCTATGGAACTAGAGGATTCATTGTTTCCTTTGTTGAGGGAAGTCAGCATTGGTATAGATCCTTATGATATATTCCAAGATGTAGAATGGGCACTTCTAATTGGCGCCAAACCTCGAGGTCCTGGATTGGAACGTGCCGATCTACTAGACATAAATGGGCAGATTTTTGCGGAACAG GGAAAAGCTTTAAATGCGGTAGCATCACGCAATGTGAAAGTGATGGTGGTGGGAAACCCCTGCAACACCAA tACATTAATTTGTATGAAAAATGCTCCAAATATACCTGCAAAGAACTTCCATGCTCTCACCAGATTAGATGAGAACAGAGCAAAATGCCAG TTGGCCCTCAAGGCAGGTGTTTTCTACGACAAAGTATCAAATATGACCATTTGGGGAAACCACTCAACCACTCAG GTTCCGGATTTTTTAAATGCTAGAATACTTGGCGTACCTGTAAAAGAGATTATCAAGGACACAAAATGGCTGGAGGAAGAGTTCACTGAAAAGGTTCAGAAG AGAGGAGGAGTTCTTATTCAGAAATGGGGAAGATCTTCTGCTGCATCCACAGCTGTGTCGATTGTTGATGCTATAAAGTCTCTCATAACTCCAACACCAGAGGGCGATTGGTTTTCTTCTGGG GTTTATACTAATGGAAACCCATATGGTATATCTGAGGGCCTGGTTTTCAGCATGCCATGCCAATCAAAG GGGGACGGAGATTATGAATTTGtgaaaaatgtaatatttgatGACTACCTTCGTCAGCGAATTGCCAAG ACTGAAGCTGAGCTAATGGCGGAGAAAAGATGTGTGGCGCATCTCACCGGAGAG GGTATTGCTGTGTGTGATCTACCTGGGGATACTATGCTTCCAGGAGAAATGTAA